The Alphaproteobacteria bacterium genomic interval CCAGGACGGTCTCTTCCAGCTTTTCCGCCGGCACGACCCGGTTGACGAGGCCCATGATGCGGGCGTCCTCGGCCGTGAACGGCTTGCCGAGGAAGAAGATTTCCTTGGCGAAGGTGGGGCCGACCAGATCCACCAGGGTGCGGATGCCGTCATAGCCATAGCCGACCCCCAGCTTGGCCGCCGGCACGCCGAAATGGCTGTCGTCGGAGCAGATGCGAATGTCCGCGTCCAGCGAGATCGCAGCGCCGCCGCCCATGCACCAGCCGCGGATCTGCGCGATCAGCGGCTTTTCCAGTGCCGCCATGGCCGCGTGCGCCCGGTCGCCGGAGAGATCGTATTCGCGGGTCTGCTCCGGGGAGGAGCGCATGGTCTCGAACTCGGAAATATCGGCGCCGGAGACGAAGGCCTTGTCGCCCGCACCTTTCATGACGACGACGCGGACATCCGGGTCGGCCTGGAAGCCCGCGATGATGGGCGGGATCGCCTCCCACATGGCGTAGGTCATGGCGTTGCGCTTTTGCGGCTGGTTGAAAATCATCCAGCCGATGCCGTCGCGCGTCTCGGCGATCATGCGGCCGCCGGCGTATTCGGTGGTGGTCATTCGTCAAAGTCTCCCAACCCGCCTTCATCCCGAGTAGAGCCGGAGGCTCGTATCGAGGGAGCGCGGCTTGCGGCAGGATCCCTCGATACGCCGCTCCGCGGCTACTCGGGATGAAGCGGTGCGATTGAACGAGAAGATGCGGCGCGGCTAGACCGTGCCCTTGTCGTGCATGGCCTGGATGGTGGCGGCGTCATAGCCGAGGTCGGCCAGGATGGCGTCCGTATGCTCGCCCTGTTCCGGCGTGGCGGTGCGGATCTGGTGCGGGGTGCGCGACAGGCGGATGGCCTGGTTGACCACGCCGAATTCGCCAAGCCGCGGGTGCTGGATCGGCGTCGCCATTTGCAGGTGCTTGACCTGCGGGTCGGCGAACATCTGCTCCATGTTGTAGATCGGGCCGCAGGGCACGCCCTTTTCCTCGAACAGCTCGACCCAGTGATTGCTGGGCTGGTGCTGCGTCACCGCGGCGATGACCGCGTTCATCTCCTTGCGGTTCTTCGAGCGCTTGGCGGCCGTGTCGAAGCGCTCGTCCGTGATCCACTCCGGATGGCCGATGGCGTGGCAGAAACGCTCGTAGATCGGGCCGCCGGCGACCGCGATGTTGATGTGGCCGTCGGAGGTGGGAAAGACGCCGGTCGGGATGCTGGTCGGGTGGTCGTTGCCGGCGGAGACCGGCACTTCGCCCTCTTTCAGATAGCGTGCGGCCTGGAAGTCCAGCATCTGGATCTGTGCCTGGAGGAGCGACGTGGTCACCCACTGGCCCTTGCCGGACTGCTCGCGCTCCAGCAGCGCCAGCAGGATGCCCTGGGCGCAGAACATGCCGGCGCAGAGGTCGGCAATCGGGATGCCGGCGCGCATCGGGCCGCCGCCGACCTCGCCGGTGATCGACATGATGCCGCCCATGCCCTGGGCGATCTGGTCGAAGCCGGGCCGGTCGCGATAGGGGCCGTCCTCGCCGAAGCCGGAGATCGAGCCCAGGATGATGCGCGGGTTGACCTTGGCGAGGCTGTCATAGTCGATGCCGAGCCGGTATTTCACGTCGGCGCGGTAGTTCTCCACCACCACGTCCGCGTCCTGCACCAGTTTCATGAACACTTCCAGGCCCTGCGGGTCTTTCAGGTTCAAGGTCAGCGAGCGCTTGTTGCGGTGCAGGTTCTGGAAATCCGAGCCGTCGCGCGAGCCGCCGAGGCCCTCCTTGCCGTCGGGCGGGCTTTCCACCTTGATCACGTCCGCACCCCAGTCGGCGAGCTGGCGCACGCAGGTGGGGCCGGCGCGGACGCGGGTCAGGTCGAGCACTTTGAAACGCGAGAGCGGCAGGCCGGTGGTGGCGGTCGCGGGCATGGGCAGCGGGTCCTCGGGTTGGCAGCGGTGAGCGTGGCTTTCGTGATACCCCAGAGACCGCCGCACTGCCAAGCCGGCAGGCGCTTCCCTGCCGACGATTGCCCTTGACTTGACGTTAATTGCAATGACAATTCGCCCTGTACAATGTTTATGTAGTAATTAAGTGTTTCCATTATCTCAGGAGTTTCGCCATGGCCAATTGGTCTGCCAAGGGCACCTATATCGAAGCTTGCGACTGCGAAGCCGTCTGCCCCTGTATCTTTCTCTCCCCGCCAACCGGCGAGTCCTGCACCGTCCTGGTCGGCTGGCACGTGGACGAGGGGCAATTCGACGGCACCGACATCGCCGGCCTGAACGCGGCGCTG includes:
- a CDS encoding CoA transferase; the encoded protein is MPATATTGLPLSRFKVLDLTRVRAGPTCVRQLADWGADVIKVESPPDGKEGLGGSRDGSDFQNLHRNKRSLTLNLKDPQGLEVFMKLVQDADVVVENYRADVKYRLGIDYDSLAKVNPRIILGSISGFGEDGPYRDRPGFDQIAQGMGGIMSITGEVGGGPMRAGIPIADLCAGMFCAQGILLALLEREQSGKGQWVTTSLLQAQIQMLDFQAARYLKEGEVPVSAGNDHPTSIPTGVFPTSDGHINIAVAGGPIYERFCHAIGHPEWITDERFDTAAKRSKNRKEMNAVIAAVTQHQPSNHWVELFEEKGVPCGPIYNMEQMFADPQVKHLQMATPIQHPRLGEFGVVNQAIRLSRTPHQIRTATPEQGEHTDAILADLGYDAATIQAMHDKGTV
- a CDS encoding enoyl-CoA hydratase/isomerase family protein, giving the protein MTTTEYAGGRMIAETRDGIGWMIFNQPQKRNAMTYAMWEAIPPIIAGFQADPDVRVVVMKGAGDKAFVSGADISEFETMRSSPEQTREYDLSGDRAHAAMAALEKPLIAQIRGWCMGGGAAISLDADIRICSDDSHFGVPAAKLGVGYGYDGIRTLVDLVGPTFAKEIFFLGKPFTAEDARIMGLVNRVVPAEKLEETVLEYCTIIKHNAPMTIRAAKAAINAAVKDESGRNLAAVAEMVEACFASRDYTEGYTAFMEKRRPAFQGR